The Streptomyces noursei ATCC 11455 sequence GGAGAACTCCTTGCGGATCGACGGAAGCCGCAGCATGCGGCAGGCGGTGTCGATGGCGGCGTCGGCGGCCTGCTCGGTCAAGCCTCGCTGGCGGGGCAGGGTGGTCATTGCGCTTCTCCCTCACGGTGGTCACCGCCGCTTTCGCGACGGCGTCGGAGCAACTGGTCATAGGGGGTCACCGAGGGCAGCGGCCTGGTGTCCGGCGGAAGGTGGGCAAGACGCCACTCGTGCAGGAACGTCACGTTTCCTGGCGTCGGTCCCGGACCGGTGGCCGGTGGTTCGTCCTCGGCCTGGGCGGCCTTGCGGGCCTCCAGCGCGACCGCGTCCGCGGTCAGGGCTCCGGCCCGCAAGGCGGTGGCCAGCCCGGCGACCAGGTGCTCGTGCGGGATGTGCCGGCCCAGCAGCAGCACCTCGATCAGGGCCCGGGTGCCGTCCCGCTCGCCGTGGACCTTGCGGGCCTGGGCCCACCAGGCGTCATGGACGGGGGTGAACTTGCCTGCCGAGCGGGCCTGTTCGAGGGCGGTGGCGCCGGGGAAGGCGCCTGGCTTGCGGATCAGGGCTTCGAGGTAGTGGTCCAGCTCCAGGCGGCAGCCGGCCTTGGCGATCAGCCGCTCATGCCGGGCGACTTCCACATTCTGGTCGTAAACCACCAGGTGGGAGGCGTGCAGGACGACCCGGACCCGCTTGCCGATCAGGCGGACGGGCACCGAGTAGCGGTTGGTGCGGACGGTGATCTGGCTGTAGCGGTCGACCCTGGGGGTGAACACCCGCCCGGTCTCGAACGGCTCCTCCGGCAGCGGCAGCAGCAGCGGCCGTTCGAGCTCGAAGTACTCGTCGATGGTCCGCGGCCGCGAGCCGATCCGGCGCCGGCCGTCGTGCAGGTCCCACTGCTCGACCATCTCGTTCAGCTCCGCCAGCGAGGAAACCTCCGGCACCGGGGTGAAGTGGTTGCGGCGGAAGTAGCCGATCTGCCCCTCGACCCCGCCCTTCTCGTGGGCGCCGTCGATGCCGGGGCGGCAGTAGAAGCTCTCGATGCCGAAGTGCGACCGGAAGGCGATCCACCGGTCGGTCTCCACCCGGGCCCGGCTCAGTCCCAGCACCTGGGCGACGGCGGCCTTGAGATTGTCGTAGCGCACCCGCCCCCGCGGGACACCGCCCAGCGTCCGCAGCGCGTGCACGTGGCCCTCGAAGAAGGCTTCCTGGCCGGCGGAGGCGAACACCCGGTGGACGGCCTTGCCGGAATACGACAGGCGGAAGGAGAACAAGTAGCAGGTCACCAGCTCGCCGGCGAGCCGCACGGCCACGTCACCGAAGTCGACCTCCGCCTCCATCCCCGGCGGATGGGTCTGCGGGACGAACGCCTCGATGGGCGCCTTGCCCGCCTCCACCGCGATCTGCGGCTTCCGGTCGGCGACATACCGCCTGACCATCGGATACGACACCTCGGCGCCGTGTTCCTCGACCAGCCGGTGAAAGATCCGCGTCACCGTGTGCCGCTGCTTGCGCGGCGCGTCCAGGTCCGCCCGCAGGATCCCGTCGATCACCGCCTTGTACGGATCGAGCGCCGACGGCCGCGGCGGCAGCGGCTTGCGCGGCTCCGGCCAGGCCGAGTCCAGAGCCTTGCGCACCGTCCGCCAGCCGACGTTGTACTTGCGCTCCAGCTCCCGCATCGCCAGGCCAGCCCGGTGGTCCCGCCGGATCGCCGCGTACAGCTCGACCTTCGACATCTGCGGCATGACCAGGACCTTTCACCGGAAACACCCCGATGCTGTCCTGGCAAGCCCCCCACCGCCGTCAAAACTCGTGAACATCACCCGACCGTGGAACCGGGCGCCTCCAGAACCCGTGTACAACCGCCGTCACGACTCATGAACAAAGCCACCCGGAGGTGTGCAGCGTCGCCAGGTACGCTGCGCGCTTCCCGTCTGCTGTGGCTTGGACCGGCCCGCAGTGCCCCTGCACGGGGAGCCGCACAAACCCGCCGGTGGCCAACAGCCGAACCCGAGGCCCGCTCACCGCGCGGCCTCCATCGAGCCGTACCACCCCGTCGGTGTCCATGGTCAGCCGTCCCGCGGCCGCCCATCCGGCTACCTCGGCAACCTTCTCCGACCATCCCAGGCGCGGAACGATGCCCACCGCGTCCATGTAGTCCGGGTACCACCGCTCACGTTCGGCGATGGACTGTTCCGGTGCGCCGGTCTCGGGGTCGGCCGGAAGCATCTCGCTGCCCTCGTCCCCGTCTTCGGTTTCGGCGCCGTCGCCCACCGGTCGGCCAACGCGTTCAACGCCGCTGTCAGCATCTCGAACGGGTCCGTGCTCATCGTCCCCGCAGTGGCTGCCGGGGGAGTGTGCAGGAATGGGAGTCACTACCTCCGCCGCGTCATCCGCTCCCGCCTCGGGAACCTTGACCGCTTCCCGCGCCTTACGGTCCTGCTCTGCCAACTCCGCCAGGCGCGCCCGCGTCGCGTTGTACGCCTGCACCACCAACTGATGCGCCGCCGGCTTACTGTCGGCGATCCCCACCAGCCGCCGCGTCTTGGGATCGTGGCCGTACCCGGGCCCTTCCCAGACCACGAACTGTTCCCCGTACCGCTCCATCCCGTACGACTGCCATCCGCCGTAGGTGATCTCCCAGCCCTCATCCGACTTACCCTGCGGAGCACCCACCAGGGCGCGCTGCACGTGGTCGTCTGCGGCAGCCAGCATGCGCGTTTCGGAGTCCTGGCGCACCATTGCCCACACGTTGCCACGGTCCGACGCCGCGCCCACCTTCCTGCCGTCGCCGTTCTTGACCACGAACGGCTTCTTCAGCCGGTGGTTGGTCTCGATGCGGTACGTGTGGCCGTATGCCGTGGTCATGATCGACGCGTACCCGTCCGCCTCCCCAGTCCGGGTCATCTCCTCGCCGCATCCCACCGCGGGGGTGTCCATGGCATCGGCGGGGATGGCGCGTACCCACCAGGCGACATACGCCATGCGCTCAAGGTGCACCCATTCCCGCTGCGCGGCCGACGCTTTCCGGCTGCTCTCCACGATCTCGCCCCAAGTGCGACCGGCGAAGGCCACCGCCAGATCTTCGTGATCGTCCGCGCCCATCTGCGCAGCCTGGGCTGGCGCGTCGGTGTACCGGCCAAGGCACCACCGGTCAGCCTGGAACCGTGTCCCGTCCTGCTCTCCCTCGATGAGGAGACCGAAGCGGCCGTGGCAGATGTCGCACCGGCCCCCCTCGTTGGCGCCTGTCACCACGCACCCAAGCGCGATCAGCTCATCTGACGGGGCGCCGGCGAACGCGTGGAGGGGGACTGCCTGGCGGCCTGGCCCGGCCGGCGCCGTCGACTGCGGCCCCTCGGTCTCCTCAGGTTCGCTGGTTTCCTCGGACGCCTCGGGTGCCGGGACCGCATCGCGATCCGGAGCCTTGACCACGATCCCCGGGTGCGCCCGGAACGACCAGCCCTGTTGCTGCGCCACCTGCCGCAGCTGTACGTACCCCGTGGGCAGGTCGTACCGCGCGGCGTCCACGTCTTCCGTGACCACCGCTTCCGCCCGCACCGGGACCGGAGCCGGCTCAGGGGCCGATTTCACCTCAGGTGCGGCAGACAGGCGTGCCGTGCGGCCCTTGAACGGCCCGTCGTACCCGGCATCCCCCCATTCGGCCACCAGCCCCAAGGAGGCAAGCGCCGCGTTCGCCGCCTTCACCGCACCGGGATCCATCGCACCGCGCACGAACCACCGGGCCTCCCCAGGCGGCGTCAGGTCCACCGCGTGAAGTTCCTTCCACCGGCCGTCCGTCAGCCGCAGGACCGCCGTAGCAGCACCGCCGGCCGCGTTGATCACCGCGCGCTTACACCTCGCCACGTCCACCCTCGGCGCCCCTTGTGGAGCCGGCTCGGGGCCCGGTTGCGGAGGCTGGTGTGCGTCCCACACCGCCAACGCCTCATGTCCCTTGGTGGTCAACTCCACAGACAGCGGCGCGGCGTCATCCTCAGGAACCGTGATCCCTGCCAGTCCGTGACCGGTCGCCCACCCCATATCCCTGAGCAGGACCGGGGCGCCCTTACGGATGCGCCACTTGCCCGACGTCGTGACTTTCACGGCGCCTGCGTCGATAGCGCGGAGCACCTCGGGGAGACGGGCTTGCCACCGGAGGACGTTGGCGCGTTCACGGTCGGTCATCACACCCGGCGCCGCGCCTTCGGGACCGGCCACGGGAGCCGGCGCGGCGTGCTCGGCGAACGCGTCCCGCGCAGCCTGCGCGGTAGCGAAACGCAGCACCCGATCACCGTCCATGAACTGCCCCCTGGTCCCCATGCCGGGGCACCTGCACATCACCCGAAACGGACCCTCCCCACCACGCTGTTCGTGGTACTCGATCAGTCCTTCGTGGCCGTTGCGCTCCACCGGCGCCGCAACCTCCACCGACCCCAGCACCGCCCCCGGCACCACTTCGCCCAGCCAAGCCCCTACCTGCAGCGTGGCTTCGGCCCGGGCGTTCGCCGCCGCCTCCTCACGCTCCACAGCCGACCGCTTCTCGCGCTGCCGAACCCCCCACTCAATCTCCCGGCTAGAAGACGACACCCACCGCGGGAACGTCGGATCGTGCTCCTCGCCCATCGGCGCGGCAGCCGCTGACGCCCACACCTGCGCCGCACGGTGCGCCAGCATCCCCGCCGACACATCAGCACCCACCGGCGTCACCACCACCCGACGCCCCTCCACCCGCACCACAGGGCACGGGAACGCTGCCTTGAACCATGTGATCCGCGCCCACCCCGCCCGCAACTCCCGCCGGTACGTCTCCACCGGCCCGCACCCAGCCGCCAACGCCCAGCCGCGCGCCACGACGTTCACCGCCAACGGCTGTTCGCTACGCCGCTGCTCCCACTTCTCCATTACGACCCGGGCCTGGCGGCGTGCTTCGCTCCGATTCCGTTCGGCCACCATCAGCAGCAACGCCCGTCGCAACTCGGCCGCCTCAGGGCCGGCCGGCACGCGGCCGTCCCGGAGCATTGCCTCCAAAGCCCGCATATCCCGCCACGGGCGGAGCGTGTACATCCCGATCCGGCTGCCGGTCAGAGCCCGCCAGGCGGCAGCCACCATGTCTCCGCGCTCACCGCGCCGCACCCTGGCGCCCGGAACGTCCAGCGCACGCCCCTCCTCCGCCACCTCCTCATGCCCCGCCGCCCCCGCAAGCTCGATTACCGCGCGGTCCCGCGCATCCCACAGCCCCTCCCACACCTCACCTTCCGCCGTGGACTGCTCAAACCGTCGCTCGCGCTCGGCGTCGAACACCGCGCCCCACTGCTCACGCGCCACCCCCACAAATGCCGGAGCATCCGCGTACCGGCGCACGTACTCGGAGAGGATCCCTCGCACCTGCCCGAGGAACGTCTCCAGGTTCATACCCGGAGCGGCAGCAAGACGTTCGGCGTCCCGCCGCGCCACCTCGGCCTGAGCGGCCGCCAGCAACGGAGCGAACAGTTCATCCGCCTCAGGCGCCAACAGGGCCTTCTCCAAACGGTCGGCCGCGTCCACGGCCAACTGCGCCAGCCGGGCCACACGCCGCGCCATCTCAAACGCCCGACGCGCATCCGGCACCAGGCCGCGAGCCTCCGTGTCCGACACATCAAACATCAGCGCCTCGACCACATCCCGAGCCCGGCACGCGATCCGATACGCCGCCCGGTAATGCGGGCCCCCCTCCAACTCCGCCTGCGCCACCCACGCAGCCTCGCCGCGCCGTGCGGTCACCGCATCCAACGCCACCTGCGCCCGCTCCAGCGCCCCCGCCGCATCCGCCGAACGCTCCCCAGCCACCTCACACCAGTGGCCAGCGTCCCGCCCCTGCGCCGTACGCTGCTCCCGCTCCCCCGTGCGGTCCACCAGCGTCCATGCCTCATCTCGGACGCGGGCAAGCATGTCCCGATACCCGCAGCCGGAGTGCACCACCGTCACGGAACCATCGGGCTCCACACACCCCATCGTCCCCGACCCCCACCGACTGCCGTTCCACACAGCCTCGGCCACCACATCCGTCATCTGAAGATCACCACGCCCATCCGGCGCCAGCCACAACCCTTTCATCACCAGACGCCAGCACCGCGCACTGTCACGCCACACGGAGCACTCCCACCCCCGCGCCTGCGCCTTACGCCCCAACGACCCCAGATTCCGCGGGGCGCCATCCGATACCGCC is a genomic window containing:
- the istA gene encoding IS21 family transposase, with amino-acid sequence MSKVELYAAIRRDHRAGLAMRELERKYNVGWRTVRKALDSAWPEPRKPLPPRPSALDPYKAVIDGILRADLDAPRKQRHTVTRIFHRLVEEHGAEVSYPMVRRYVADRKPQIAVEAGKAPIEAFVPQTHPPGMEAEVDFGDVAVRLAGELVTCYLFSFRLSYSGKAVHRVFASAGQEAFFEGHVHALRTLGGVPRGRVRYDNLKAAVAQVLGLSRARVETDRWIAFRSHFGIESFYCRPGIDGAHEKGGVEGQIGYFRRNHFTPVPEVSSLAELNEMVEQWDLHDGRRRIGSRPRTIDEYFELERPLLLPLPEEPFETGRVFTPRVDRYSQITVRTNRYSVPVRLIGKRVRVVLHASHLVVYDQNVEVARHERLIAKAGCRLELDHYLEALIRKPGAFPGATALEQARSAGKFTPVHDAWWAQARKVHGERDGTRALIEVLLLGRHIPHEHLVAGLATALRAGALTADAVALEARKAAQAEDEPPATGPGPTPGNVTFLHEWRLAHLPPDTRPLPSVTPYDQLLRRRRESGGDHREGEAQ